AGAAGGAACTCCGCAGGGAGGCAACCTCTCGCCGCTCCTCTCCAACATCTACCTTACAAAATTTGACAAACTGCTGGAAAACAGAGGACACAAATTTGTAAGATACGCCGACGACTGCAACATATATGTCAAAAGCGCAAGAGCCGCCCAAAGAGTAATGGGAAACTGCGTCAATTATCTTGAAGGAACGCTGAAACTCAAAGTGAACCAAAAGAAAAGTTGTATCGGAAGCCCGACAAAACTCAAATTTCTTGGTTTCTCCCTCTACCCTAGCAAAGGAGAAACGAAGATAAGGGCCCACGAACAAAGCCTGAAACGGTTCAAAGACAAAATCCGAAAACTTACCGCCAGGAATCAGGGACGCTCGATAGAGACCATCATGCTAAACCTCAGGAAATACACGACGGGATGGCTGGGCTACTATGCGATAGCCGAAATGAAAAGCGCGATGTTACAGCTGACTGGATGGATAAGACGCAGGATACGGCAAATCTACTGGAAACAGTGGAAAAGGATATGGCCGAAATACAAGAACCTCAGGCAGCTGGGGATCCATCACAGGGACGCGTGGCGATGGGCAAACAGCAGGCTCGGATGCTGGCATATAGCCAGAACGTGGATACTGACCACCTCACTGACCAACAAATACCTCGCCTCGCAGGGATATGACGATATCCTGCTGCGATATGAGGCAATGCGCGCTCGTTACCGAACCGCCGTATACCGAACGGTACGTACGGTGGTGTGAGAGGACGGCCTCTCAAATAATGGGAGGCCTCCTACTCGATTTGACCTTGGGTTTTGTTTTTGTTCTGGCCTTATCCTCTCCCGCGGCTTGCGCCGCGGGCACTGTGTGGCGCGGAAAACATGCGCCACGCAGGTCAACACTCCTTCCGACCCGGCGCAAAATCGCGCGCCGGCCCACCTCTGGTGTAACTACCAGCCGAATCGCACAAATCAGAAAAACTCTGATTTGGCTCCCTGGCCGCCTCGGCGAGGGAGGCTTTAAAGGCGCTAAATCACAGTTTATCTTTTCCCCGCAATCGCGTAAATCGGCGTTTAGAAGTGCGAATAACGAAATAACCGAGGGCTTGCCAAGCGGAGGCGCACTAATGTGCGGTGAGCATTGGCAAGCCCTCGGTTATGAAGTTAGTCGTGCGTATAAACGCCGATTTACCCCCTGTTGGCCTATCGATGCGCCTCCCTGACTACGCGCGCGCAGCGTTCTGTAACAGCCAAATAGCGGCGTTTTAAAAGAAATATGAATAAGATATAATGACAGGAAAGCATCGTATTTTTAGGGAGGTACGGGACGTGCATTCAAAAATTAAAGGTGAGATAACGGACTTCTTTTCCCGCGAGTTGGATTCACCGGAAAACGACCTTGGCGGCGGGATTCCGGCATGGGATAATTTTATTCTCGGCTGCGCCGCCGGTGATGACTCGATATTTGAAAAGCTGCGCCGCGACGCGGATTTTCCCTGCTTTACGCCGCTCGAACTTTTTCGGACCTTTTACCCCAAACCCGATACCTCCGCCTCCGAGCTGACCGTTCTTTGCTGGGTGTTGCCGCAGAGGGCGGAGACGCGTGCGGCCAACTCCGGCGCGAAGCCGGCGGAGGTATGGGGGCGCGCCAAGCTCTGTGGCGAGAAATTTTATATCTCAATGGGACTGCGGCTGGAAAAGTTCTTCGCCGAAAGAAATATCGCCGCCGTCTTCCCCATGGGACACCCGGCGGAGGTAAAACGTTTTAACTCGCAAAAATATTATGTGGCCTCAAACTGGTCGGAGCGCCACGCCTGCTACGCGGCAGGGCTAGGCACCTTCGGACTCTGCGACGGGCTCATCACACCTCTAGGCAAGGCCCACCGCTGCGGCTCGATAATCATAAAAGCCCAACTGCCGCCGACGCCGAGGGAATACGGCGACATCCACGAATACTGCCCCTGGTTCACAAAAAAGAGCTGCGGCCTCTGCATTAAAAGATGCCCTGTCGGAGCCATCAGCGAAAAAGGCCACGACAAGGAAAAGTGCCAGGCCTTCCTGCACGGAGAGTGCGCCGATTTCTTTGAAAGCTCGGGTTTTCAGGTCTACGCCTGCGGCCTCTGCCAGGCCAGCGTGCCATGCGAGGACAGGATACCGGGAAGGGAGAGGGCCGCAGTTTTCAGGAACTTTTTATAATTGATTTTATTTACGGAAAAGGCGCAAAGAAGAAAACTAAACCTCTTTTTCTCTATCGTATGGCTCAAGCGGCCGGCGGTTTCAGCTCCGCAAAGACGGGAATAGGGCGGCCCGTCAAGGTGCCGTGACGTGGCTGCCGATAGATAGAAGGGCCGGTGGAGCAAAATGATGTTTTTTCATTCCTCCACCGGCTATGTAATGGATTTTAAGTTCGGCGGTTTTTACAGGGGCCGTCGTGTTTTTTAGAAGTTTCCGATGCTGGCGACCATTACCGCTTTGATGGTGTGCATGCGGTTTTCCGCTTCGTCGAACTGTCTCGCGTGGCGCGACTCGAAGGCCTCTTCCGTGACTTCGTATCCTTTTACCGCCGGCAGGCAGTGGAGGAAGATCACGTCGTCGTTGCCGGAGGCTTTTATGAGTTCCATGTTTACCTGGTAGGGCTGGAGTATCGCCTTGCGTTCGGCAAGCTTCGCCTCTTCGCCCATCGAGGCCCAGACGTCGGTGTAGATGGCGTCGGCGTCTTTGACGGCGGCTTTCGGGTCGTCAGTGATGGTTATCGTCGCGCCGGATTCACACTCTTTTGCGATCTGCTCACACTCGGCGACGAGGGCCGGGTCGGGGAAGAGTTCTTTCGGCGAGCCGATGACGAAGTGCATGCCCATTTTCGCGGCGCCGATCATCAGTGAGTTGGCGACGTTGTTGCGCCCGTCTCCGACGTAGACGAGTCTGACGCCCTTGAGGCGGCCGAAGTTCTCACGGATGGTGAGGAAGTCGGCGAGGACCTGAGTCGGGTGGTAGTCGTCGGTGAGGCCGTTCCATACGGGAACGCCGGCGTATTTCGCGAGATCTTCCACGACTTTCTGGCTGAAGCCGCGGAATTCGATGCCGTCAAACATGCGGCCGAGGACGCGCGCGGTGTCGGCGACGTCCTCTTTGTGGCCGAGCTGGATGTCGTTCTTTCCGAGGTATTCGGGGTGTCCGCCCTCGTCTATGGCGGCGACGGTAAAGGCGCAGCGTGTGCGTGTCGACGGCTTCTCGAAGATGAGCGCGACGTTCTTGCGTTCAAGAAGGTTTCCTTTGATCCCGGCGCGTTTTTTGTTCTTAAGGTCCGCTGCGAGGTCAAGGAGGTAATTGATCTCTTCCGGCGTGTGGTGCTTAAGAGAGATGAGATGGCGGTTGCGAAGATTTACAGGCATAGATGATTGCTCCCTTCAAGTTTGTTATTTATTTTTATTTTAGGCTATGTATTTTACTGCTTTTTAAAAATTTGTAAATAGCTTTTATAAATTTTTTTGATATCAACTATGTTTTATATTTCTATAGCGGCAGTCTGTTCAGCGGCATCGACATGCAGCGCGGGCCGCCGCGTCCCCTGCCGAGTTCAGGCCCCTCCAGCTCGAGGACTTCGATCCCGTTGTCTCTGAGTATTTTCGACGAATTTATATTGCGGTTGTAGGTGACTACCTTCCCGGGGGCGACCGCGAGGGTGTTGCAGCCGTCGTGCCACTGCTCGCGCGCCATTTCCGCCTTGTTGTGCGCCGTCATTTTGATGAGGCGCAGTTTATCGTAGCCGAGCGTCTCCGCCACCGCCCGCTGCCAGTCATCTTTCTGCTCGAGGCCGGTTATGCGGCCGTCTTCGCTGTAATCGAGCTGCCATACTTTCAGCGATTCCAGGATCGGCGGATAGATGCAGAAAGCGTCGCGGTCAACCATCGTGAAGACGGTGTCGAGGTGCATGCAGTAGCGTTCCTTCGGTATTTCAAAGGCGAAGATGCGTTTTATCGGCGTGCGTGAGGCGAGGTTGCGTCCTATGCGCTGAACGGTGGTGGGGGCCGTGCGCTGCGAGACGCCGATGGCCATCGTATCGCCGGAGATGACCAGCAGGTCTCCCCCTTCGACTTTCTGCGGCCATACTTCGTCCGCGGCGTCTCCGAACAATATCTGCATTCCTTCAAATCTTGGATGGTAGTTTGTGATGTATTTCCAGTAAAGAGGTTCGATGCGGCGCGCCTCGAAGGTCATCTGTCCGATTATTATGCCGTTGGCGACGGTTATCGCCGGATCTCTTTGGAAGTAAAGGTTTGGGATGGGGTGGATGATGAAATCGCTTCCGTTTTCAACGGATGATACCAAGCTTAAATTGCATTTGCAGATGTCTCTGACCTCTTTTTTTGTGTAGCCTTCAATCAGATGATCCGCCAGTTCTTTCGACGGTATGTTCATCAGCTCCGTTATGAAGGCCTCGGAAAGTCGTCGGTCAAGGCATTCAAATTTGAATACGTCTTTGATGAGCTGCTCGCGTATTGGCGCGGCATCCACCACATCCGCGAGGCAGTCGCTGAAGTAGAGAACCTCTGTGCCGTCTTTTCTGAGTATCTCGGCAAAATTGTCGTGCTCTCTCTGGGCCTGAGCAAGCCAGAGAAGGTCGTCGAAGAGCAGTTCGTCCATGTTTTCGATGGTAAGCCTGTCGATCTCCTTGCCCGGCCTGTGGAGCATGACTTGTCGCAACGGTCCGGTTTCGGAGAATACACTGAATTGGCTCTTCTGGTTCATTTTTACACCTCCTAAGTTTTTATCAAAACTTATGTTTCAATATACTTATTGCGCTGAGAAGGTAAAAAGTTTGAAATACCAACATTGCATAAATATCTTATATTTTTATATCAGATTAGTCAATATGTTTTTCTATAAAAAATAATGGAACCTCACGTTCGTTTAAGTTTAGTAAATTGTTATCTCTCTGCGGATGATCTCTTCAAAATCTTTCATCTCGCCGCGGCAGACGAAGGCTCCTTTTTTAAAGACTATGAAGCCGTTGGGGCTGCCGGCGACGCCGAAGTCGGCGCTCGAGGCCTCCTTGGGGCCGTTGACCTCGCAGCCCATCACGGCGATGGTCATGCCCCTGTTCGCCGTCGGCGGTATTATCGCGCGGAGTTTTTCAACGAGCGCGGCGACCTCGATGCGCCGGCGGCCGCAGGTCGGGCAGCTGACGAGCTGCCAGCCCCTGCTCCGCAGTCCGAGGGCCTGCAGGATGTTGTAGCCGGTCTCTACCTCTTCGACGCCAGGCGAGGTGAGGCTGACGCGGATGGTGTCTCCGATCCCCTGCGCGAGCATCAGCCCGATGCCGACTGCCCCCTTGACGATCCCGGAATTGCCGCATCCCGCTTCGGTGATGCCGATGTGGAGCGGATAGGGGTATCTGTTCGCGAGTATGGCGTTGGCACGCGCCGTCTCTTCCACGGATGATGATTTTGCCGAGATGATCATTTCCTCGAATTTATTTTTTGTGAGCAGCCTGAGCTGTTCTTCGACGGCGAGGACGAGCGCCGCTCCCCTGTCTCCCCCCGCGGCTTCCATCTGGGCGTTGTTGAGGGAGCCGCCGTTGGCACCGATGCGTATGACGGCTCCGGTATCTTTCGCGGCGGCAATGACCTCGGCGAGGCCTGCCGATCCGCTCATATTGCCGGGATTTATTCTGATCGCCCGGCAGCCGGCCTTTAGCGCCGCCAGGGCGAGCCGGTGGTCGAAGTGGATGTCCGCCATGAGCGGCAGGGCACTTTTTTTGATCAGCTCCGCGAAGGAGGCGGCAAGCCGTTCGTCCGGCAGCGCCGCCCTCGCCAGTTCGCAGCCGGCGGCGGCGAGCTCTTCCGTCTCCGCCGCGCAGCCATCGATATCCGTGAGGCGCGTCTTCAGCATGCTTTCCACGCGCACCGGCGCGCCGCCTCCGATCCTCAGGCCTCCGATCGATACGCTTTTTCTGCTGCCCATGACGAATCAGCTCCTACTGTATAAGTCTGTATATGTCTTTGCCGGTGACGAGGAAGATCAGCGCGAGCAGGATGATGAAGCCGGCGTAATGGATCATCGTCTCCACTCTCTCCGGCACCTTACGGCGCGTCACCAGTTCCACGAGGATGAAGATTATCCTGCCTCCGTCAAGCGCCGGAAACGGCAGCAGGTTCAGCAGGCCGAGGTTGAGGTTTATCACGCCGAGGAAGGCGATGAAGGTCCAGAATCCCTCGCGGAAGGCGTCGCCCGCCATCGTCGCGATGCCCACCGGCCCCGTGACGTCGGCCTTTATCTGCCCGGTGAGCGCCATCCAGAGGCCGCTCAGTATCTCCACGCTCATTTTCCATGAATAGGTGAAGGCCGTTCCCAGAGCTTTGAAGAGGGGATATTTCTCATGGGACGGCTGTACGCCGAGCAGGCGGCCGCCCGCCTCTTTATTGACCGGCACGTCGATCGCGAAGTGTTTCTCTTCGCCGCCGCGCTCCACGGTGATGTCGAAGCGATCGCCCCTTTTGTCTCTATCCTGAATGTTCTTCCTGATGTCGGCCCAGTTCTTGAGTTCCCTGCCGTCGATGCTCCTGATGATGTCGCCGCTCTTGAGCCCCGCGCTGTAGGCGGGGGTGTTTTCCATAATGTTGCCGAGCTTTGGCACCTCCATGTTGTATATGCCGTAGCCGCTTAGGTATGCCGCCGTCAGTATCCAGGCAAGTGCGATGTTGACCGAAGCGCCGGCGCCGATGATCAGGATGCGTTCCCACGGTTTTTTATTGGCCAGAGACCGTTTCGGGTCGTAGCCGGCCGGCTTTTCCTCGCCTTCCTCCCCCGCGTCCTCTCCCTCGAGCTTCACGAATCCCCCGATGGGAAAGGCGCGGAAGGAATACTGCGTCTCTCCCTTCCGCCTGCTCCAGATCACAGGCCCCATGCCGAACGAGTATTCGTGTATCATGACGTCGCGGAAGCGGGCCGCCCAGTAGTGGCCGCCCTCGTGCGACATCACGCATATTCCTATCACTATCAGAAATGAAATGATGCTTATCAACTATCTGTTCCTCCGGTCTCTGCATATCTTGTCGGCCGTCTTTTCACCCTCTTCGACGAGGGCGACAGCCTCTTCGAGAGTCTTTGGCGGATTTCCGCCATAGCGCCCGAGCACCTCGGAGATGACCTCCGCGATGGCCCGGTAGGATATCTCATGGCCGAGAAAGTGTTTGACTGCGCTCTCGTCGGCTCCCACAAGCAGCGCCGGATAGGCGCCGCCGAGCCGTCCCGCCTCGCGCGCCAACGCGAAGCAGGGAAAAAGTTTTTCGTCTATTTCGCGAAAATCAAGCTCCCAACCAGCCGGTTCTATGGGAGGAAGGCCGTTTTCCGCAAGCGGCAGACGCTTCGGCCAGGCGATGGCCGCGGCCGCCGGCAGCCTCATGTCCGCCTGTGATAGCAGCAGCTTCACCGTGCCGTCTATAAATTCCACCATTCCGTGTACCTGCGAACGTGGATGGATGAGCGCGCCCACCTTTTCGGCGGGCAGGTCGAAGAGCTGCATCGCCTCTATACATTCTATACCCTTATTCATCAAAGTGGCGCTGTCGACCGTTATCTTCGGCCCCATCTTCCAGACGGGGTGCTTGAGCGCCGCCTCCGGCGTCACCCTTTCCATCTCTTCCGCGCCGTAATCTCTGAACGGGCCGCCGGAGGCGGTCAGCCAGACACGCGAGAGCTCATTTTTCGGAGCGTCGCGCAGACACTGCCAGAGGGCGCTGTGCTCGCTGTCCACGGGGCGAAGCTGATCGGCCCTTTTTACCAGCGGCATCACCCAAGGGCCGGCGACGACGATGCTCTCCTTGTTTGCGAGCGAGACGTCTATGCCGCGCGTAAGGGCCTTTTGCAGGGCCTCTATTGCCGCGACGCCCGACGAAGCGAATACGGCGTGGTCCACGGAGGGTTCTTCGACCATCGCCGCAAGCCCCTCTTTGCCGGTAAGGCAGAGGAATCCCTCCTCGCGCCAGTTTTTATCTTCCGGTTCGGTCAAGCAGAGTATCCCGGCGTTGTGCTTTCTGCCGAGCTCCGCCAGCTTCTTCGCGTTGCTCCGCGCTGAAAGCGCCCTTATCTCAAATATCCGCGGAAAACGCGCGCAAATATCAAGGACGGCGCCGCCGACGCTTCCGGTGGCCCCTGTTACCGCAAGCCTTATCTTTTCCATTTCTCTATCCTATCAGTTCAAATATGACAAACGCAAGCGTACCGTTGACGAGAATGCTGTCAAAGCGGTCGAGCAGCCCTCCGTGTCCGGGGATTATCGAGCCGGTATCCTTGACTCCGGCCTCGCGTTTGAGCACCGATTCGCCGAGGTCGCCGAGCTGTCCCGCTATTCCGCAGAGAAGCCCCATCAGCAGCAGCGGCATCGGCGGGAAGGAGAAGATCAGCGCGAGCAGGCCGCCGCACATGAAGCTGGCCGCCGCTCCGCCGAGAAAACCCTCCCATGTCTTGTGCGGGCTGACCTGGCTGCAGAGAAGGTTTCTTCCCAAGTGGCTGCCGACGAAGTAGGCCGCGACGTCACAGCTCCAGGTGCAGAAGAAGAGGGTGATGAGGAACATCGCGCCCAGTTCCCGCGAGCGTATGAGGATCATGAACGACCACGGCAGCACGACGTAGGCGATGCCGGCCACTGTGGCCCCCATCGTCACCAGCGCGTTGCTCTCCCCCGATACCTGACGCTTCAGCACCTCAAGAAAAAGCGCGATGAAGGCGATCGCCGAGATGGAACAGAGGATCGTCGCGATGCTCATGAGGCCGAAGGCCGTTCCGAGCAGGATAAAAAGCCCGGAGATCATGATCAGCACCGGCGAGGCGCTCAACCTGGACAGTTGAAGTTTGTGGAACTCCCAGAGCGAAAACATCGCGATAAGAATTACGATCGCGCTCCAGACGTGGCCTCCGAGCATGATGCCGCCGACCACCGCCAGTACGATGAATACGCTGCTGAACGCGCGCAGTTGGAGATCGGGGCTAGAACGGAGGAATTCATTAAGCTTTTCCATAACGACGTTCTCTTTCATAATAGTCTTTCACAGCCTCCTCAAGGTCTTCTTTATTGAAATCGGGCCAGTATTTGTCCGTAAAATAGTATTCACTGTAAGAGCTTTGCCATAGCCAGAAGTTGCTGAGGCGCAGCTCGCCGCTTGTGCGGATGATGAGGTCCGGGTCCGGAACGTCCGGCAGGTACAGGTTCTCCCGCAGCATCTCTTCCGTAACCGGACTTTGTGGGTTTTGGGCAGTTATTTTATTTATCGCGTCAATTATTTCTTTGCGTCCGCCATAGTTGAGGCAGATTATAAGCTGGCGTTCCTCGTATTGTTCCGTCTTTTCCTCGGCTCTGCGCAGTATCTGCCGGATGTCTTCCGGCAGCGCCGCGAGATCGCCCGCGAAGCGCATACGGGTCTTTTCCCTGCACAGTTCGTTGAGTTTGGAGTTCATGTAGTAGCGAAAGAGCCCCATAAGTCCGAGGACCTCGCCTTTGGGACGCTTCCAGTTTTCCGTTGAGAAGGCATAAAGAGAGATGTATGGTATGTCGAGATCCTTTGCCGCGCGCACGGTGCGTTCTACCGCCCGCACGCCGGCATGGTGGCCCATCACGCGCGGCAGGTGCTTTGACTTCGCCCAGCGCCCGTTCCCATCCATTATTATCGCCACATGCGCGAGTTTTTTCTTTTCCATGTCGATCCCGGCTCTAGCCAAATTTGATGCCGCTGATGGAACCGGTGGCCTTGACGGCGTCCCACTGGCGTTTTACCTCCTGGATGTCGAGCCAGGTCAGGTGCTTGGGGCTGCCCTCCTTCGAGCTGGCGTTGCGCAGCAGGTAGCTCGGGTGGAACATCGGCATGACTGCGGCCCCGCGCCACTCGAACCAGCGCCCGCGGAGCTTCGTTATGCCCTCGCTCGTCTGCAGTATCCAGCGCGCGGGCGTATTCCCCAGCAGCACGATCAGCGCCGGGTTTATCAGCATTATCTGTGTCTGCAGATGCTTGTCGCAGAGCACCGTCTCCGCCGGCGTCGGCACGCGGTTCTCCGGCGGCCTGCATTTTACGATGTTGGTTATGTAGACCTCCCGGCGGCTGATCCCCGCCGCCGTCAGGATCTGAGTCAGGAGCTGCCCCGCCCTGCCGACGAAGGGGATCCCTTGTGTGTCTTCGTCTGCTCCCGGCCCTTCGCCGATGAACATCAGCCTGCTGTCCGGGTCGCCGTCGCCGAAGACGACCTTCGTCCGCGTTTCCGCGAGGGGGCAGGCGCGGCAGGCAAGCACGTTTGCCTTCGTCTCTTCCCAGAGCGTCTTCTTCATCGCCGCCCTCTCCTCGTCGTTCAGTTTAAGCAATATATCTTCGTTTTCCGTCATATCTGGACCTCCGCGATTATTACGTCTACAGTTTTTACATCGAGCCCGGTGAAATAACGCAGGCTTACCGCTATGCGCTCTTTTACCAGGTTCGCGATGCTGAGGAATTTTTTGTCCCCGAGCGTCACGGTGAGTTTCATTTCGATACGGAGGGATTCCTCCTCTTCGGGGCTCACCTTGACCTCGTTGACTTTGGCCACCTGCGTCGTGCGGCTGGCAATGAAAGAGGCAAGTTCCTCGATCGCCTCCGTTTCGATATGAACGTTGCCGTAGAAACTAAAGGGGGGACGCACGATCGTCTTTTCCCCCTCGTGCTTGTCTTTGGATTTCCAGAATACGCGCAGCTGGCCGACTAGCTTGCCCGCGAAGTTTTTGCGCACCAGCACATGGGAGACCGGTATTACGTGCTGCCCCTTGCTGAAACGTTCGCGGCGCGCCTTCACTATCTCCTCCGGCGTGGCGACGTCTTCTATATGTACTATCTGCTCCGGCGCCGGCAGGTTCAGCTTGCGCAGTATCCGCATCGCCATGTTGTCGGAGGTGGCGATGACCATTACAGAGCAGGGAGCGGCCGAGCGGAAGTAGTCGATGACCTCTTTGCGGTGTTCGTCAAACTCGAAGATGGCGCGCCTGATGGCGCTGACCTGGTTCCTCTCCGCCTTGGCGCTTTTTCCGCAGACAATGCTGCCCTTGTGGATGACGAGCCCGTCGTCTATGATGTAATCGGCGTCGACCAGAGAGGCGACGAGCTGCGCCCTTTGGCTTTTGCCGGTGCCCGCCGCGCCCACAAAGGCGGACGTCTTTACATTCTCTATCAGCTGTCTGTCTTCGGCCATCCGGCGCCCTCCTTCGTTCTCTTCTATTCCGTAAATTCTATCTCCGCGCCGAGAGCGCGCAGCTTCTCCACAAGCCCCTCGTAACCGCGCCAGACATGCTGGAGGTCGCAGATCGTCGTATCGTCCTCGGCGGCCAGCGCAAGCAGTATCAGCGCCGCTCCCGCGCGGAGGTTCGATGAGTGGACCTCCGCTCCGTTCAGCCTGCCGACGCCGGTGACGATCGCGATGTTGTCCTGCACCTCTATTTTTGCTCCCATCTTTTTGAATTCGTTGATGTGGAGCAGGCGTGAGTCAAAGACGCTTTCATGGATGACGCTGGTACCGTTCGCGAGTGTGAGCACCGCCATAAGCTGTGGCTGCGTATCCGTCGGGAAGCCCGGGTAGGGCATGGTCTTTATCGTCACGCCTTTGAGCGGGGCTACCCACTTGGCCGTGATCTCGCTGCCAAAGACGTCGATCTCGACGCCGGCCTCCCGCAGCTTGTTGAGTATCGCCTCCATATAATTGGGCGAGATCCCCCGTACCGTGACGCTGCCGTTCGTGATCACGCCGGCCATCAGGTATGTCGCCGCCTCGATGCGGTCCGGGATTATCTCGCCGCTCGCCGAATGGAGCGAGCCTGCGCCGGTGACGCGGATCGTCTCGGTCCCGTCGCCCTTCACCGGGGCTCCCATGAGGCGCAGTATCTCCGCGAGGTTGACTATCTCGGGCTCTTTCGCGGCGTTTTCGATGAAGGTGGTGCCCTCCGCGAGCGCCGCCGCCATCATCAGGTTTTCCGTGGCGCCCACCGAAGGGAATTCCAGGGAGATCGTCGCCCCGCTAAGTTTGCCGGCGGTCGCCGTTACCGCGCCGCCTTTAAGTTCTATCTCGGCTCCCATTTTGGCAAGTCCCTTAAGGTGAAAATCAAGGGGCCTGCTGCCAAGCACGCAGCCTCCCGGCAGCGGCAGCAGCGCCCGTCCGCATCTGGCGACGAGAGGCCCGAGCACGAGCGAAGAGGCGCGCATTTTGCGCACCAGCTCGACGGGGGTCTCGCAATTGAGCTCATGAGGCACATCGATCGTCATGCAGTGGTTATCGAAGGTCACCGCGGCCCCAAGGTGCCTGAGCAGGTCGCACATCGTGTGGATGTCGTATAGATCGGGGACTCCTTCCAGTTTCAGCGTCTGGCCTTTTAAAAGGATCGAAGCCGCCATCACAGGCAGAGCGGCGTTCTTGGCTCCCTGGACAGATATAGTCCCGCTGAGCCTTCTTCCGCCGCGTATGATCATTTTTTCTGCCAATTTTTTCAAACCATTAGTTTCCATTTAGTCCCGCAGACTCTCCTTTAGAGTATTTGCTATTTTGATTGAGGCCGTTCCGTCCCCGAAGGGCTGAGCCGCGCACTTCTTTTCTATCTTTGCGATCTCCTCCGGGCTGTCAAGCAGCCTGACGGCCGTATCGAGTATCTTTGCCCGGTCGACCCCTACCAGCAGCCCGCTGCCGTGCTCCACCGCCTCGGGGCGTTCCGTGACGTCCCTCAGTATCAGCACCGGTTTCTTGATCGCCGAGGCCTCTTCCTGGACGCCGCCGCTGTCGCTGAGGATGAACTTTGAGGCGTTCATCGCCCAGACAAAATCGGGATAGTCCAGCGGGTCGCAGAGAATGACCTTTTCCCTGCCGTCGAGGTATTTATGTATTATCTCACGGACCGCGGGATTTTTGTGCATCGGGATGACCATCCACAGTTCAGGGTGGCTTTCGATTATACCTACGAGCGCCCGGCAGATATCCTCAAGCGGCTTGCCCCACGATTCGCGGCGGTGAGCCGTGACCAGCACGAACGGCGCGCCCTCCGGCAGTGCCCTGAGCTCTTCGCATTTGGGCTTAGTCTGCGCCGCGACGGTATAGAAGAGGGCGTCGATCACCGTATTGCCGGTGACGCTGATCCCGCTTTCGGGCACCCCCTCTCTTCTCAGGTTATCGGCGGCCAGCTCTGTCGGCGCGAAGCCCCAGGTCACGATCTTGTCGATCAGGACGCGGTTCATCTCTTCCGGGAAGGGCAGCCTCATGTTCCAGCTGCGCAGCCCCGCTTCGACGTGGCCGATCGGGATGTTGCGGTAAAAGGCGGCAAGCCCTGCCGCGAAGGTCGTCGTCGTGTCTCCGTGCACGAGTACGGCGGCGGGTTTGACTTCGTCGAAGTATTCCCCCGCGCCGGTGAGCACGGATGACGTTATGTAGTCGAGCGTCTGGCGTTCCTTCATTATATGCAGATTTCTGTCCGCCGTGAGGCTGAAGAAGTCAAGCACCTGGTCGAGCATGGCCGCGTGCTGCCCCGTCGCCAGTATCCTCACGTCAAAATATTCCTGTTTCATCAGCGCGATAACGACGGGAGCCATCTTGATTGCCTCGGGTCTCGTCCCGATAACGCATACGATCTTTTTCTTATCCATTACGGCGCCTCCTTGTCTGTTAAAAGAAGTTGAATACCGGCAGCCCTATAAGGCGCATGCC
The window above is part of the Cloacibacillus evryensis DSM 19522 genome. Proteins encoded here:
- the murA gene encoding UDP-N-acetylglucosamine 1-carboxyvinyltransferase, which gives rise to METNGLKKLAEKMIIRGGRRLSGTISVQGAKNAALPVMAASILLKGQTLKLEGVPDLYDIHTMCDLLRHLGAAVTFDNHCMTIDVPHELNCETPVELVRKMRASSLVLGPLVARCGRALLPLPGGCVLGSRPLDFHLKGLAKMGAEIELKGGAVTATAGKLSGATISLEFPSVGATENLMMAAALAEGTTFIENAAKEPEIVNLAEILRLMGAPVKGDGTETIRVTGAGSLHSASGEIIPDRIEAATYLMAGVITNGSVTVRGISPNYMEAILNKLREAGVEIDVFGSEITAKWVAPLKGVTIKTMPYPGFPTDTQPQLMAVLTLANGTSVIHESVFDSRLLHINEFKKMGAKIEVQDNIAIVTGVGRLNGAEVHSSNLRAGAALILLALAAEDDTTICDLQHVWRGYEGLVEKLRALGAEIEFTE
- a CDS encoding phosphatidate cytidylyltransferase yields the protein MEKLNEFLRSSPDLQLRAFSSVFIVLAVVGGIMLGGHVWSAIVILIAMFSLWEFHKLQLSRLSASPVLIMISGLFILLGTAFGLMSIATILCSISAIAFIALFLEVLKRQVSGESNALVTMGATVAGIAYVVLPWSFMILIRSRELGAMFLITLFFCTWSCDVAAYFVGSHLGRNLLCSQVSPHKTWEGFLGGAAASFMCGGLLALIFSFPPMPLLLMGLLCGIAGQLGDLGESVLKREAGVKDTGSIIPGHGGLLDRFDSILVNGTLAFVIFELIG
- the uppS gene encoding polyprenyl diphosphate synthase, which gives rise to MEKKKLAHVAIIMDGNGRWAKSKHLPRVMGHHAGVRAVERTVRAAKDLDIPYISLYAFSTENWKRPKGEVLGLMGLFRYYMNSKLNELCREKTRMRFAGDLAALPEDIRQILRRAEEKTEQYEERQLIICLNYGGRKEIIDAINKITAQNPQSPVTEEMLRENLYLPDVPDPDLIIRTSGELRLSNFWLWQSSYSEYYFTDKYWPDFNKEDLEEAVKDYYERERRYGKA
- a CDS encoding 1-deoxy-D-xylulose-5-phosphate reductoisomerase; this translates as MEKIRLAVTGATGSVGGAVLDICARFPRIFEIRALSARSNAKKLAELGRKHNAGILCLTEPEDKNWREEGFLCLTGKEGLAAMVEEPSVDHAVFASSGVAAIEALQKALTRGIDVSLANKESIVVAGPWVMPLVKRADQLRPVDSEHSALWQCLRDAPKNELSRVWLTASGGPFRDYGAEEMERVTPEAALKHPVWKMGPKITVDSATLMNKGIECIEAMQLFDLPAEKVGALIHPRSQVHGMVEFIDGTVKLLLSQADMRLPAAAAIAWPKRLPLAENGLPPIEPAGWELDFREIDEKLFPCFALAREAGRLGGAYPALLVGADESAVKHFLGHEISYRAIAEVISEVLGRYGGNPPKTLEEAVALVEEGEKTADKICRDRRNR
- the wecB gene encoding non-hydrolyzing UDP-N-acetylglucosamine 2-epimerase gives rise to the protein MDKKKIVCVIGTRPEAIKMAPVVIALMKQEYFDVRILATGQHAAMLDQVLDFFSLTADRNLHIMKERQTLDYITSSVLTGAGEYFDEVKPAAVLVHGDTTTTFAAGLAAFYRNIPIGHVEAGLRSWNMRLPFPEEMNRVLIDKIVTWGFAPTELAADNLRREGVPESGISVTGNTVIDALFYTVAAQTKPKCEELRALPEGAPFVLVTAHRRESWGKPLEDICRALVGIIESHPELWMVIPMHKNPAVREIIHKYLDGREKVILCDPLDYPDFVWAMNASKFILSDSGGVQEEASAIKKPVLILRDVTERPEAVEHGSGLLVGVDRAKILDTAVRLLDSPEEIAKIEKKCAAQPFGDGTASIKIANTLKESLRD
- a CDS encoding uracil-DNA glycosylase; protein product: MTENEDILLKLNDEERAAMKKTLWEETKANVLACRACPLAETRTKVVFGDGDPDSRLMFIGEGPGADEDTQGIPFVGRAGQLLTQILTAAGISRREVYITNIVKCRPPENRVPTPAETVLCDKHLQTQIMLINPALIVLLGNTPARWILQTSEGITKLRGRWFEWRGAAVMPMFHPSYLLRNASSKEGSPKHLTWLDIQEVKRQWDAVKATGSISGIKFG